The window AATAAATTTGGATATCTAATTATTTTTTCCGGTTTATGTTACGTGCTGCTCAATCTACTGAAAATAAGCCTACCATTATTGGGAGAGCGGATAATGATGGTGGAGCTGATATTGAGTTTACCTATGGCAATGGCTGAAATTGGCTTAGGGTTTTGGTTAATTATTAAAGGAGGTAGCACTCCCGAGGCACTTAGAAAAGAGTTATTGGTATGAATTTTCTAAAAAGATTTTTTCAATTGATTGGAGTAGCGGTTTTGCTTCTGCTTTCTATTTTGATTTTTACCTTTTTACGGGATAGACATAATCTTATGTACCTAAACATTGAAAACAATGCCCTTTTTCATCAAAATACTTATTTAATAAAAAACGTTAATGTTATTCCAATGTCCTCGGATACCCTGCTAAGAAATCAAATGATATTGATTAAAGAGGGGGAGATTTCAGATATTTCACAAAATATCCCGGAAAGTGATTGGAAGGTTATCGATGGGGATGGGGCTTATATTTTGCCTGGATTAATTGATATGCATGTCCATGTTTGGGATGAATATGAACTGGGTGTATACTTGGCCAATGGAGTGACAGCAGTTAGAAATCTTTGGGGACAGCCCATGCATCTAAGGATGAAACAAGCCATTAATGAAGAAAAAATAATTGGCCCATTATTTTTTACCTCTAGTCCTAAATTAACAGGTCCTGTTTATATTGGGGATGATAATCTCCAAATGAATAGCCCCCAAGAAGCCATTGATAAGGTCAAGGAGTATAAGTTAAAAGGGTATGATTTTATTAAAACCTACAATGGGCTAACAAGAGATATTTATGATGCTGTAATCAAAGAGAGTAGGAAGCAAGGGCTAGAGATTGCGGCCCATCCCAGCTCAGAAGTTCCTTATTTTTATCATATAGAGAATGAGGTTGTTACGATAGAACATGCGGAAGATATTGTGCAACAACCATTGCATTATCGCTTAGATACCAATAAACTAAATGAGGTAGTTGCACTGTTTAAATCAGGTCCGAATGTTTCATTTTGTCCTACTTTGGTTGTCTTTCATAATATTTATCGAATGCTGATGGATGATTCAATATTAAATTCCAAGCAGCTAACTTTTATGAACCCACTAATAAGGAAAGTGGATAGTAAAGCTCAGTTTGATCGGTGGAGTCAAACAAAATCGACTGATGCCACTATTGTAAATAGAATTAAAGCCCAACATAATTTTCACTTATTGGCTATTAATAAACTCCATAAGGCCGGGGTGAATATTGTAGCAGGCACGGATGCCGGAATTGGCATTACTCCTGCCGGGTTTTCTATTCATGAAGAGCTTAATCTATACAAGCAAGCAGGGATGTCAAATTTTGAAGTTTTGAAAACAGCTACAGTAAATGCATCACAAACGCATGATTTTTTAAATAATGTGGGTACCCTTGAGGTGGGGAAAATAGCTAATTTGATTATGGTAGAAAATAACCCATTGATAAACCTTGAAGAATTAAGTAAGCCAAAGAGCGTGATAATTAAAGGTAGATATCTGTCCAATGAAGTTCTTAACAGCTTTAAAAATAAAGCCATGAAGAGAGAAAACCTGCTAATGACAGGGCTCAAATATTTGGAATACCTAATCTTTGAATAACAGCTTTCATGAAAAATATTAGCATTCAATCAATCCTCAGAATCGGATTGGCGGTTGGTACCTTAATTTCTTTATGGTTTAGGCCTTGGACTTTATTTCTTGCTTGGCACCATTACAGGGTACAGTTCAAGATGAGGTAGATAATGCTCTTGAAAGAATCAATGTTTAGGTGGATGAAGAAGGTAAAGCACCGGGGTTTTGTGCTGCAGGTTGGCAGGACAGGGAAAAGAGAATTCCAGTCCATCCCAAGACATTGTTTAAAATCGCTAGTAAAGATAAGTTGTA of the Cyclobacterium marinum DSM 745 genome contains:
- a CDS encoding amidohydrolase family protein, coding for MNFLKRFFQLIGVAVLLLLSILIFTFLRDRHNLMYLNIENNALFHQNTYLIKNVNVIPMSSDTLLRNQMILIKEGEISDISQNIPESDWKVIDGDGAYILPGLIDMHVHVWDEYELGVYLANGVTAVRNLWGQPMHLRMKQAINEEKIIGPLFFTSSPKLTGPVYIGDDNLQMNSPQEAIDKVKEYKLKGYDFIKTYNGLTRDIYDAVIKESRKQGLEIAAHPSSEVPYFYHIENEVVTIEHAEDIVQQPLHYRLDTNKLNEVVALFKSGPNVSFCPTLVVFHNIYRMLMDDSILNSKQLTFMNPLIRKVDSKAQFDRWSQTKSTDATIVNRIKAQHNFHLLAINKLHKAGVNIVAGTDAGIGITPAGFSIHEELNLYKQAGMSNFEVLKTATVNASQTHDFLNNVGTLEVGKIANLIMVENNPLINLEELSKPKSVIIKGRYLSNEVLNSFKNKAMKRENLLMTGLKYLEYLIFE